The Plectropomus leopardus isolate mb chromosome 14, YSFRI_Pleo_2.0, whole genome shotgun sequence DNA window TTTCATTTctggtttgtccatttttgccattttttcaagaATCTCCGCCTGCTTATCAGTGTACCTTCAAACCaaagaaaatatacagttttaaatatgcaCCTTActgattatatattattaaattgATTATTTGTGTTCAGAAAGTCTGGGTTGAAATCTGTGTAGATAAATAATTTACTCTCACCTCTCAAGAAACCAGAACAACTCTTGGAGACAAAATTTCTGCACGTGATCAGACAGTTTGGGGCTGATTTTGAGTGCTTCTGTGGGCATGGCCTCAATGCACTTAAACaagaataaaagaagaaacattATTATCATCAAATAAAGAGATGGACAAATAAAAGAGGACACAATAAGCAAATAgatattcaaatttaaaaaaactaatttgtaGCACTacatagaaatacattttaaatagcaAATAGAACAATTTAGAGGAAAATTAAAGGCATAGATAGACAAATATATGCACACAAACGCACAACAGACAACAGACACACCTGTTACTTCTGGTTTACATTCAGTACCTGAATAGTGTCAACATGAAGTTCATCATCAGCTTCGTCTCCTCTCTTGATATGCATGATTATGTCcagttgacctctgacctcttccTGTggaccaaaaacagaaaataggtTACGTTACTCTAGAATCAagaatctatttatttaaaaatgactttttttattgtcttttgtaAAGAGTTACTTGATGTTTGttatttgtgtcattgtgttaaaaaacaacttttataaATTACAAACAGTGTTGGAGAGTAACTAATTATATTAAACTATAGCAAAGGCTGCATGtacttaaattacaaaataaatttaattgtaATCTATTTCAGTTACTGAGAGaacaacatttaattaaattccaTTAAccaatcaaaatgttggtggtTACAAAAGGgttacatttaatttcattatttaaagagCTTAAATAATGTAAACTATAACGGTAATTCTGTTGCTTTTGAAATTCAGAAATTCCATTTTTGGCATAGcctatttttggacatttcttagCTTTATTGCTCCATTTAAAACATCTGTGAGACAGTAATCAAAAAGTGgtcaaatgtaataagttacattatTTTGATGAAGTGGCCCgaattaaaatagttacatcACTCATTACATTTTAACTAGGTAATGAGTTGTCACCCATTACATTTTGCACTGAtaataattaaagaaattatttaaaattaaattattgtgtCAACAAAAGAGAATGAAAAAGAAGTAGCAGCAGGAAAAGGCAGACCTACTAAGTAACTTAGATATTAACATAATTCTGAATTAATGCATAACATATAACACAATCCGTAAAATATCCTTGGTTGGCCATTTATCATTATTCTACAGtttcatgacattttcaaaatatgttgtCATCATTACTTTAGAATTCTAAGgttttatataacattttttgtaaacatttacTTATAATTGTTAATTCTGTGACAACTTATTAATATTGTGTGATgtgagttattttaagttatatgcattttttgattcttttttttttaagtcaacatatagtttttgcaatttttgagtGGAAAAACTTGCCATATCTAAAAACCGCTTATTAAAATTTTGAGGTGGCACTAAAGTTGTTAATGAACTGCAATTTGATTGGCTGTTCGGATGTCGTCATTGTTGTCGGGCAGATTAAAGAAGAGCTCCACCATGACTGAAGGGGGTTTTCCTCtacacaaaacatttcaaagactTTAAGGAAAAATGTggattaaaaacatatttggtgCATAACAGCTGCTGCATATTAACATTAGACGAATTTCtagctaaaaataaaaccaaataatgGAGTTTTTTCCAGGATCAACAAAAGAAGAcgtttttctttctgcttccGGTGAGAACAGGTAAGTGCTCACCTGCattaaactgaaatgaaaatacaaattactGTTGGGAGAAGTTTTCCTTGAGGGATTTCTACCAGAAAATTATATCTTTGTTAAGGTTAGAaagaaagttattttattttatatattttaaaaaaaaaattatattttcagatttattataattattgctATCATTAATGAATACTAGTATGATCATTATCTCTGTTATTTTCTATTAGGGCCGATCTCTTTGcgtttatttatctgtttgtttatttgtttattctttcattCACTGTGATTCTGCTTCtggtaaaaatctaaaaatgttgtggctccccctgctgggtTATACTGTTTGCattgttgtttgcatttgtggATATAATTAATCACACCTGTGAGGATTTCATTGTGCTATTATTGCCCTTGTACATGCTGACGAAGGGCCCTGGCCCTAAACCTCCTCGTGGTAATAACAAAAGATGCTTTATATGGAGAACTTTCCTATTTTCACTTCTAGGCAAACTTCCTCCATGAGCATGTGACTAAAAACattatgtgaaaatgtaatatttctgattttgcaTCTGTTTACAGTAGGCCTAGTTGATGTGCCAcaatatttggttttttttgtttgtttttttcttctgctaagttttgtgtcttgtttgaTCCCTACATTCAGactccaaataaataaacacaaataaaaccatTCAACCCTGAGCAAATAATTGGTATGGAAGAAAATGCAAtcagcaactttgcaagaaatgtcctataaattgcaagaaattagcagatttattatttatttttattttttaaagcttttggGGAAAATGgtaagaaaacaatattttaaattatcataataatcGATTTATAATTATTTGAAAGAATTAGTAGAATTTTTATGCACTTCACAATAggtgtatttttggtttgttttttgctaattttcaggtcatttctttgcactttttactaatttcttgcaaattttggggtcatttcttcttccaatgtttttgatcAAATGGATCAAATTAGCTTTGCACAAACACTAAAAGCcatagcaacaacaaaacatcgtAAAGCACTCcaaagataaattaaataaataaaataaattaactaaGTTTATGTTAAATGTATCGATGCACAAAACTAGATAGTGGTAATCAAAGAAGTgatgtgcaaataaaacagtttgaGGAGagcacattttcttaaaaaatagacatttagaggtgctggtattTAAGTTTTGACGGCCTCAATGCACATAGTTGCTGTAATTTCTCAGTGTTTACTAGGCCTCATGTTGAGATTCGtatcttgtttttgtcacaggTACTTTCGAgggtctgtttttttgggggttttttttggttttacaatGTTCCTCAAGGTTTAAAGATATACGCTTGTAATCAAGTAACTGCAACAGAGTCATCACAGTGATATGCTGTGATAAACCTGCTCCCATGTATCTAGAAGGTTTTTGAATCTGCAGTATTTGTTCATGTGTAGAGGGTTATAAATTGTACTACTAAGTAAAAGTATCTCTTACCTGCACATTTTCAAGCAGTTTGGCCTTTGCCTTTTCTACCCACTCGGTGAACAGCAGGAAGTCGACCTTTTTCATGAGATCCATTTTTTGAAGGTCCGGATGACTGAGCAGCTCTGGACTGGGAAAATACCACCAACATCAAATCAGAACTGAGCAGCTGCATGTTTCCAGTTGTCATGAACAGGAATATTAgttctgtgtttatttctgctgtaaagttggacatttttgggGGTCTTTGGCCCCCCATGATttgttggaaattaacttttttgtctacctgccactgtggctggtggattccaaaatctaaGCCACTAAATAGattactattgttttttttggctggtgagtgcGCAAATCTACCACCCacatgcatattttaccagcactGGCTGGTGGCAGGTGCTAATTTCCAGCCCTGGTCTATGGGGAAAACTGGCTTGTGGAGTCAGCCTCCTCCAATGGCCATTTAAAGAATTGCAGTTTGCAGGAGTATTGTAGACACGAGGCGTAAACGTAACGTTAGTGTGGAAGTAGCCTAAGGGGCCGATCACACCGAGACACATCACTATAGAGGCGTCGCCAGCAAAACCATTGTTACCCCATTTTACAGCACGCCTATCAGGtgctcctctcttgctgctgcaAGGTATGTTtctctggtgttttttgccccaaaatgaaaatattttttaacttaaactcAGTTGTCAGCGTCACTTTTGGTCGAGCGTATACTGTATGCACATGCAGGCCCGCACTAGGCACTCCCAGATGTTTTTCCAGCTGTACCTCCAAGGTGTTTTTGGAGCGGTCTGGTGCTCTGTGTCTCGGTGTGATCGACTGCTTCAAATAAAGGCCTCGTTCTCTCTGCAGTCGAGGTAAACAAAGACGCGGTGAGTAAAAATGTCGAGATAGATACCTCAGATATGTATGAAGGACCCACTTCATCAGCACAAAGGAATTTTGGGAGGAGCTGATGTTCTGGAGAAGACCATTGAGGTGACGAAACGTCTCACGATGGTAGCAATCAATCAGAAGTCCCATCAGCCCCCTTGATTCCAGCAGGGGCCCCAGCTTCACAAGCTCCTTGCACACACTTTCTTGCACATTTAAGAGGTGCTGCTGAAGTTCCGTGTCCACATCTGCCGGTGGCTCCGGGATGTGCTGGTGCACAGATCTTTGTATGAGGCCAACGATGCTCTGCTGTCTTGAATTGGGCTCAGGACCCATTGAGCAACAAGATCTATCCGAGGCCGTGTTCACATCGGGGGCCACGCATAGAAGTTCAGCTAGATCAGGAAGCGAGATCGGTCCCTCACTCCGCAGGGACTGTTCCTCTTGGATGTTGAAAGCGTCCTGAGCCACAGGGTTATTAAAACCGGTGGCGGCTTGTTCGTATGCTATGAAAGAGTGAACattgtaaatattaatttaaatacaaagatatatatatatatatatatatatacacacacacaggtattcCTCAGTGATGCTGACGTAATCCTTACCAGTAATTAACCCTGTGGTGGTAACTAAGTCCACTGAAGTACACATTTGAGGTACCTATAGAGTATTTTAATCATGCCACTTCTATTTTTACTCCACTAGAGGGAAATACTGGACATTTTACTTCTCTAtaattatttgacagctttagttacttgtTAGTTTACAAATAGCAgctaatttaagtcatttttcatgcaaaaacatggtgttttttttaattattgaattaattttaatttagttttatcagataaatttaaattaataaattaaaagcaGTTCCCCAGATAATTCATTTTTCTAGCTTTTACttggttattaaaaaaagttattacatttaaatttattttaataatctcaTTAATTAATGTCGTCCTTCCGTTTCTATGGAGGACTAAAGCTGCcgttacaataaaaaataaataaatgtatcaataaataaataaatgaaaaaaaagaaatgtagaaaGAAAAGTCAATTAGCAAACAAATGTGcagggattttttaaataaattacaaatacataaaatgtattttatgtaaaaagtatttgtgtattcatatattttcatatattccATGTTTACATTTACTTCAGCTTATATCAATAAGGGGGTTGCCTTGACAACCATTGGCTGTCAGGCATTGACAAACAGAAATGAatggggaaataaataaataactaaatttaaatataaatgggAAATAATTAgatatagaaataaattaatataaaatcaaatgaataatttaagttGTATggatttatactttattttcaaaataaccaccatatatgtttaataatttaataattttatttataatttatttttatctttgctatgttatttatttatttacagtattcatttattcattgtaaTGGCAACATTAGTCCTCTATAGATAGGATGGTGTCTTGTTCTAacaatattaattaaataaagggtaatcaaaaacacagtatgcacaaaaagcataaataaacatttgatatattttctaCATATTTCATTTATCTGTGGAACAAATGTTACTAAGAGTTTTTGCAgcctagacatttttttctaggCTGCCCAGCATTATTTTGCACTCGCCCACATGAAAGCAGGCTAACAGGTTTGTTTTCTGAGGGGGAGGgaataaaatcaaaccacttACAAGTTTGCACGTATGTATCACGCATCTACCTGCTTGTTCTTCAAGCACAACATTAGTGTTCTCAGTATAGTACTCTGCAATGGTAATTTCTATCAAATATTTGTGTAGCAGCATGGGAATCCCCTGCGTGCCTGAAGTTACTGTTAACACCAGAGGTTATGCAACAGGTTGAAAAGGTCTCATATAAACCGCAGTATCACAGCTCTCCAAATATTCCTCCAACACTTAAATTTGGCTCCACTTTTACATTGTCATTTACAATTTTTCCACGTTATTTCTGTCTTTAGCGAAGAAAATACTTCCtggttttagagaaaaaaaaaatcgcagaGTCCAAGTAAAAGGCAGTGGTGgtatgtaactaagtacatttactaaagtGAACTGAAAGAAATTTTGGGCACTTTACTTCAGTATTTCCATTTATGCTACttcatacttctactccactataTTTTTTAGGCAAATAGTGTActacatttttagaaaagctttagttactttgagGATTCAGAttgttaatacaaaatataaataaactaataaattcTTTTATTATAGACTAAGCTACCCAGCAGTTtatgaagtaattaaaattagcACCACTTTTAACAGCATTAAAGTAATTAACACTTCAGTGCATTAATATGTAACCCAGTAATGTATACTTTACTCTTCGTACtttcaatatatttaaatactatTCTACTTGAGTACAGTTTTGAATGAAAGACTTATAACtcattttttacaacatgcttCTGCCATGCTATGCAatattgctacttttatttaagtgaaATATCTGAATACTTTAACATGAGTAAAAGGTCActgttttggggctttttttaatttttaaaattgtctttACTGCACTTATGTTTTGCtttgtcatctgttttttgtttgtcattttagcacatttaattaaacaaaaaaatatctatgcAAATTCGTCGCATTTCAAGCTCTATCTAAATGTAAACCATAAACAATACAGATGATAGCTCTAAATGCTCTTAGTCAAAACTcactcatgcacacaaactATGTAAACAAAGCAAACCCATAGTCAAAAGAAGAGTTTTACCATTTTGTTCGTTTTcttgtatgttgttgttgttgttgttctcgATCAGAGGACTCCTGATGTCGCTCCTCTGAGATCTGGTCTTAAATATGTTGCGCATTTTGAACTCTGgtttcagtgttcagtgtgCAGACTGTGATTTTTATGCAGTTGCTGTGCAGGGCGGAGTTTATATGTGAGTGAGCAGCTCTGTAGTGGCTTATATGGGGTTTCCCCTTGACATCATCCACACACTGCTTTCGTTTTCCCCAAGAACTGGTTTGAACTGGTAAAGTGAAAGCTGTTGCATCATGTTGAGATGAGCCACAGCCATAACATaaatattactactactacgacCGTTACATTAATaatgtgaataataataataataaaaggttAATTCTTAAATTTGAACAGTAGttgacaaaacagcaaaatgtcaccactttacaaattatatataaatagcAAAGTAGTACATTCTCAAAGATGCAGATTGTGTTAATAAATAAGCCAGTAAAGATACATTTACATTGTAAGTTATaacaatatcaataaataaatagaaccCCAGATTATACATACAACAAGGCAAGCAATTCAACAATATGTACTTATGTTAAATGACCATCAAATTCAACTCTGTTTATTCAGACTGCATGAATTGAATTAAGTTAATTTAGGTGCCCATAAATAACATATTCAATATGCAcatattcagaaaaataataatgctaattatatttatctatatctctatatatatatctatatatatagatagatagatagatagatagatagatagatagatagatagatagatagatagatagatcattttaaaatatatttttatgatgtcttttattttatttttgtctgtaacaCAATTATAAGTATgaaaacatatattattttCTAGGATCATTTTGCagatcctcccctctttttttggTAGCATGAAAGTAGAAAACTGCAGAAGTGAGTGGGAGTTATTGTTTACCTGTGCCTGCAGGTATCTGAGGAGCGTCAGTTATCAAGGTGTGTCATTAAACTGAGTCATCGTGAGTGGAAAGAAGTTTACAAATGGAAAAACCTTCACTTGTGTGAATAAACTTCCTCTTACTGCCAGATAGCAATGAAAATCAAAGACGGCTAAAGGCAAATTCAAATGTGAAactatttgatttatttagatgATTATCTTcccagttgtttttattttcagtgactGAGTAAcctttgttgtgtttacatgattTGATATTCAAGATTTAACACATGGTGACAAAATATCTCTCAGCATATATaatattgatttctttctttcttgtaaatCAAAACTCGATGGATTGATGTCAGGTTTGTGTGGGCGTGTCTCAGTCTGTGTCTGCTGGACTTCTCTCTCTCGTTTCTGATCATAATAAATTCCCCTTCAGAGAGCAAAGCACTCTGGGAGAAATATCCGGGATATTCCACTC harbors:
- the LOC121954005 gene encoding exocyst complex component 3-like; protein product: MRNIFKTRSQRSDIRSPLIENNNNNNIQENEQNAYEQAATGFNNPVAQDAFNIQEEQSLRSEGPISLPDLAELLCVAPDVNTASDRSCCSMGPEPNSRQQSIVGLIQRSVHQHIPEPPADVDTELQQHLLNVQESVCKELVKLGPLLESRGLMGLLIDCYHRETFRHLNGLLQNISSSQNSFVLMKWVLHTYLSPELLSHPDLQKMDLMKKVDFLLFTEWVEKAKAKLLENVQEEVRGQLDIIMHIKRGDEADDELHVDTIQCIEAMPTEALKISPKLSDHVQKFCLQELFWFLERYTDKQAEILEKMAKMDKPEMKHFFQTLNNCKKLKLHVLTKAKGNLLNETVFKLENMEAFTLKLLMEIVADIAESHLKKYFRSENKEFFFLVDAVKGHFSELSHFQEIQKSVMDEVYKLIAHSYLKHLIQRSQRKLERGWSRDVGKQVWDDATLLHDIISNIVPGVRQWNTMLLEIKELVDCKSLDMLELTVGKMYKECPTWSEDLELLPSLLRWNGLYRWQVTEVLKVLEVLDGYEPRPRSASWYSCLPCC